The genomic stretch gagaaagctcgcattttggatttctcgcttttgattattctcaacttagacatccataccgggacaacatggacaacgagataatggactcctctttaatgcataagcatgtggcaacaattattattctcatatgagattgaggatatatgtccaaactgaaacttccaccatgaatcatggctttagttagcggcccaaagttcttctctaacaacatgcatgctccaaccatgaaggtggtagatctctcttgcttcagacaagacggacatgcatagcaactcacatgatatccaacaaagaatagttgatggcgtccccaaaaacatggttatcgctcaacaagcaacttaataagagataaagtgcataagtacatattcaataccacaatagtttttaagctatttgtcccatgagctatatattgcaaaggtgaatgatggaattttaaaggtagcactcaagcaatttactttggaatggcggataaataccatgtagtaggtaggtatggtggacacaaatggcatagtggttggctcaagtattttggatgcatgagaagtattccctctcgatacaaggtttaggctagcaaggttatttgaaacaaacacaaggatgaacggtacagcaaaactcacataaaagacatatggtaaacattataagactccataccgtcttccttgttgttcaaaactcaatactagatgttatctagactctagagaaaccaaatatgcaaaccaaattagcaagctctaagtatttcttcattaatgggtgcaaagtatatgatgcaagagcttaaacatgagcacaacaattgccaagtatcaaattatccaagacattttagagttactacatgtagcattttccaattccaaccatataacaatttaacgaagatgaaacttcgccatgaatactatgagtagagcctaaggacatatttgtccatatgctacagcggagcgtgtctctctcccataaagtgaatgctaggatccattttattcaaacaaaacaaaaaacaaaaacaaaccgacgctccaagcaaagtgcataagatgtgacggaataaaaatatagtttcgagggaggaacccgataatttgtcgatgaagaaggggatgccttgggcatccccaagcttagacgcttgagtcttcttataatatgcaggggtgaaccaccggggcatccccaagcttagagctttcactctccttgatcatattgcatcatactcctctcttgatccttgaaaacttcctccacaccaaactcgaaacaactcattagagggttagtgcataataaaaattcacatgttcagaggtgacacaatcattcttaacacttctggacattgcataaagctactggacattagtggatcaaagaaattcatccaacatagcaaaagaggcaatgcgaaataaaagacagaatctgtcaaaacagaacagtccgtaaagatggattttattaggccaccatacttgctcaaacgaaaatgctcaaattgaatgaaagttgcgtacatatctgaggatcatgctcgtaaattggcgtaattttctgagctacctacagggagatagacccagattcgtgacagcaaagaattctgaaactgcgcagtaatccaaatctagtatttacttttctatcaaagactttacttggcacaacaaaacataaaactaagataaggagaggttgctacagtagtaaacaacttccaagacacaaatataaaataaaaatactgtagtaaaaacatgggttgtctcccataagcgcttttctttaacgcctttcagctaggcgcagaaagtgtttctcaagtaacatcgagagatgaagcattgatatcataagctcccccatttgtggtggtactaggggctttgtcaattttaggcctataataatatttctttggtttaggcattttagagacatacataaacttttgctcctttcccacataagctttctctctaaactgtaaagatgaaagggttgaacccaaggttcccatagctttttcaagttcgccaatcctattaatttgattatcatggtcaacacaagttcctaggacactaattctttcatcaattcctcctaaggatttatcaagttcatcggttttatcaagtaatatctccaacttagtttcaacactcggaaaatttttctctatggtttccaattttttcataacatcctcaagggaggtttcaattttagtttcattaacaggtagtgttccaaataaactctcaataatgcagctagcttctaaagcggaagcgcctaggaagttacctcccgcgagacaatcaagaacatatctattccagctagagataccaacataaaaattcctgagtaggatagtggtggagtgtttcttagtgcacctattatgggcatcactaattctataccaagcatcttttaaacattccccCCCTTGtttcttaaatgaacgaacttcaacttcgggattactcattttagcggtagtaaataaagcaaactagataaagtaaatgcaagtaaactaatttttttgtgtttttaatatagcaaacaagatagcaaataaagtaaagctagcaactaattttttttgtgttttgatataagtgcagcaaaaaaagtactaaataaaataaagcaagacaaaaacaaagtaaagagattgagaagtggagactccccttgcagcgtgtcttgatctccccggcaacggcgccgtaaaaagagcttgatggcgtgtatttcacacgttcgttgggcaaccccaagaggaaggtatgatgcgcacagcagcaagttttccctcgaaagaaaccaaggtttatcgaaccaggaggagccaagaagcacgttgaaggttgatggcggcgggatgtagtgcggcgcaacaccggagattccggcgccaacgtggaacctgcacaacacaaccaaagtactttgccccaacgaaacagtgaggttgtcaatctcaccggcttgctgtaacaaaggattaaccgtattgtgtggaagatgattgtttgcagagaaaacgagtaaaacaagtattgcagcagatttgtatttcagtattaaagaatggaccggggtccacagttcactagaggtgtctctcccataagataaaagcatgttgggtgaacaaattacagtcgggcaattgacaaatagagagggcataacaatgcacatacatgacatgataagtatagtgagatttaattgggcattacgacaaagtacatagaccgccatccaaccgcatctatgcctaaaaagtccaccttcagagttatcatccgaaccccctccagtattaagttgctaacaacggacaattgcattaagtatggtgcgtaatgtaatcaacaactacatcctcggacatagcgccaatgttttatccctagtggcaacaagcacaacacaaccttaggggtttcgtcactccccggtgtcaatgcgggcatgaacccactatcgagcataaatactccctcttggagttaaaagtaaaaacttggccagagcctctactagaaacggagagcatgcaagatcataaacaacacatatgtaataacttgataattaacatgacatggtattctctatccatcggatcccgacaaacacaacatagagtattacggatagatgatcttgatcatgttaggcagctcacaagatccaacaatgaagcacaatgaggagaagacaaccatctagctactgctatggacccatagtccaggggtgaactactcactcatcactccggaggcgaccatggcggtgtagagtcctccgggagatgaatcccctctccggcagggtgccggaggagatctccgaatccccgagatgggatcggcggcggcggcgtctcggtaaggttttccgtatcgtggtttttcgcatcgggggtttcgcgacggaggctttaagtaggcggaagggcgagtcggaggccggacgagggggccacaccatagggcggcgcgggcccccccgggctgcgccgccacgtggtgttgccacctcgtggccccacttcgaatgttctccggtcttcggaagctccgtggaaaaataggcccccgggtcttcgtttcgtccaattccgagaatatttcgttactaggatttccgaaaccaaaaacagcgagaaaacggaagcggcacttcggcatcttgttaataggttagttccagaaaatgcacgaatatgacataaagtgtgcataaaacatgtaggtatcatcaataatatggcatagaacataagaaattatcgatacgtcggagacgtatcaagcaccatGGCGCGGCGTCCCAGTCCGCCGCAGCCTGCCTGATGGCGCCGTCGTCGTGCACCACCACGGTCGCGAGCATCTTGGCAGCCGCCCAGTGGAGGTCATTGGCGACCAGCTCGGCCACCGTCGCCGTGGTGGCCACGATCTGGATGGCGTTGCCGAAGTAGACCGGGGAGATCGTCGGGCGCAGACGGTGCCGGCAGTTCACCGCCATGCGGAACGTGGTCGTCGCGTCGGCAGCCAACTGCAGCCGCGCTCGCGTCACGGCTTGCCAGATATGCGCGCATATCGACTGGAAGGAGGAGATCTCTCCATTCACCATGGAGTCCTCGTTGGTTTTTCCGTAACTGTTGGCGGCGGCTTTCAGGTCGCGGATCGCGGCAGCGCTGAAGTGGACGACTCGCTCACGCAGCAGTGGCGCCGCATGTAACGTCCCTGCGGGACCATCGCGTCCGGAGAAGCGGAGGACGGCCATCGAGCCGCCGAAGAAGTTGCGGCCGAAGTCCGGTGGCTGGACTGGTTCGCCGCGGCACAGCCCGGCCCATGTGTTGAAGAAGTGCCAAAACGAGGTTCCGTCCACGACGGcgtggttgacgacgacggcgacaaaGATAGCGCCATCCCCGAGCACCGTGGCTTGGAATGACGCGAGCGGGCGGTGGTGTCCTTCGTAGCTCACGGCGCCGGCCATCGGAAAGAGATCCTTGGTTAGCATGGTCGGCACGCCGGCGTCCGGCATGAGGAAGTCGGCGAGCGACAGAGTTGGTGCCACCGCGTGGTAGAACTCGACGGCAGCGTCATCGTCATCGCACCGGATGACGATGCTGCCATCAGGGAGCGTGACTAGCCGTCCCGCAAGCGGCGGGAAGACCCCAAGCGCGCGGGAGAGCGACGACACCAGCGACGACAGGATACCGGGCATCGGCATGCCGGTAGGCTGGAAGAAGAGCCCCTTCTGAATGTAGCTGCACGACAGCATGAGCATGTCGGAGAAGGATAGCTTGAGGTCTCCGATCGGCGAGGCGCGCTCGGGCCGAACGGTCTGCTTTGACACGACGGTGATGATGGACGCCGGCACGCTCGCGGGAACCGGCGCGGCCGGGACGTCGGCGGAGATCGGCGGAGCCATGTTATCTGGATATGCTGCTGTGTTCTCGGCGTTCCTCGGTCTCTCCATATTTGTGATGATAACAAGTCGTTATTCCATCCAGGCCACAAAGGAGAGAAATTGGTCCTGGAAGTGGATGTGTAACACGACAAGGTCTTGAAGAGTGTCCCCATGATGGGCCATGCAATTGAAACCGGTGGCCAGCAATCAACCGCTGGTCTCTGTCTTTCATCACTCAGTGCTTTGATTAATTTGATACACATCACGATCCATTCAAGCCATCCCAACTTTGTCACACAAAAAAAATCCAAGCCCTCCCATCTAGGTACTATCATGATACCATCGACCACAAGCATGCCGAGTTGTACAAAACACACCACATCCATGAACATCACGCCGGTCCAACGTCCTTGCCACGACTGTGGGGCCATTCACGAAAATCATTTTTGTGTCTAATTTAGCTTTTCATCTACTCTATTTTGGCTACAACCGGTGTCTTTGTATATCAGGTTAGGTTACAGAGTTCGACTCTAATACGTGACTTTCCGTTAATTACAAGTTCAGTTATAGCACTACTCGTACACATATTCGACACATATCTCAATAATCTTCACCATGGCGAATATGACATTCGCAAACTTGAAGCTATCATGCACGAACATCTATGTACATGGACTTGAACCATTAATCATGAGTTCCGCTGCTACTTTCTTAACTTCACATGAGTCCACCTACAACTGTAGTCCCTATCTTTCTTCATCATCGTCAACATGCTTCCTTGAAAATTTAAGTTTTACCACACTCTTGTTATGTGCTCCCAACTCTCTGGAGTATCCATTCAACGCCCTTACACATCGATCATTCAACACCCTTACACATCGATCATAAAGTCAGCATATTCCGACAACACCAATGTATCGTCACCTTGGTATCTTGTGCTAGTCTATGTGAAAATGAACAACACACATAGGTGTCACATATAAGAATTATCGAACTTGTCATCCTCGCTATTGTTGACTACATATCTGAAAACTTGAAGGAATTTCACCTTTCCTTTAAGTCATCCCGAGTCAAATTTGCAGTTGTCTTATTCACTTTCGCAGATTATCCATGGTCAAACCTCATCCATCTCCTAGTCTCGATACATAATCACCATCATGAAACTGTTACTCCCTAACACTGCTCAACCTCCACACTTAGCTGACCGTCTGACTAAACATTAGTGTCTTGGTTTCTCGCCGTTTTCGTCTACAGTCCCGCCAAGTCTTATGGGTCGCGAACCCACACCAAATCAGCCTCCACTGGAGAGCAACACCGATCATACCTTGACAGATGACGAGTTCACATATCCCATCACTCATCCAAACTATGTCTTACTCGCTTTCTCCGTTGAACTAGGTTTCGACTCTCTGACAGCTTACGCTGTAGCCCCTTATCAGCTGAGTGGAATGTTTTGTTAGACTCCAGCTCCACCTTCGACATAACCCATGTGGCTATCTAGGCTACCTCGCGCCCCGTTGACTTCAAGCTCTCCAATGTGTACGCCTCTTGAATCAACCCCGTGTCATTGCCATGTCAAAGATTTCCATGTCAAGCGTGCACCCAATGCATCGCGTGTTGCCACTCCAAAGAAAGTAGGATCCGTAAGCATCACGCTCCTATGTTATCGTTGTTGATCTCGCCGTCTTTTTCTGTCCAACCGACCTCCACGTCGATCTACGAGGCTGTACATGTTACTTGCCTTATGTGTCTAATCGAGCCAGACTTATCCGATTGCAACCATGCTCCACTTGCGTCGTATTAAACTCAACACGATTGTCTGTCGCTCGACGCCATGTAGATACATGATCTGTCATGTCGCACTTAGACTATTACAAGCCTATGCGCAGCCGCAGTCCTTTATGAATCTTGAGATGCCTCTGTCCTTGGCTAGCTCCCTATTACAGTCCTTCAGCTTCGTCCGCAAATAATTTTGAAAAAGCTGCCAACGATAATCTAGCTTCCACAATTCTTTGCTATGGGAACGTACATGCACCAATCCATAATGGAACTTTTCTTTTCCAGATTTTGTTGCCTAGTTCATATGCATCCTAAAAGCGTGATTCCTATATACTGACCAGGTCTGTGTCTACCCGGCACCGCACATCCCTGGTCGGGTTTGAACCAGACCCATTTTTCTGTTTTGCCATTATCAGTTCGGTTTTTCAATCTTATTTTCCAGTCtggcttttcttcttttttctgtttcGGGTTCCTGGtttggttttctttttttgaCATGTTTTCTAGATTTGAAAATACTTCAAATTTAAAATGTTCAATTTtctaaaattttcaaatttaaaattttcagattttaaaaAGGTTAATTTTGAAATTGTTTAGATTtgaaaaaattccaaaatttaaAAAGTACACATTTTTaaattgaacaattttaaaatttgatcaaaattttaaatttttaacctttaaaaaattgttcaagttCAAAAAAGTTCAGATCTAATAAATGTTCACAtcttgagaaaatgtttaaatattttaaaattttgtttttcaaatatAATCAAAAACATGATAATTTTCTTCCACTCTGTGAAACTTAATAATTTTCCGTTCGATCCGCAGGCGATGGGATCGGCAACGGTAGGCATACGACAGAAGTGGAGGCCAACAATGTTGCATCCATTCTGGCCCTGCTTTGCACCTACTTGTGCCTGCCGCTGTCAGCCAGTAAGATCTCCAAACAATTCCTGCAACCAGtaattgacaagattcaaattcgTCTGCCACATTGGATGCCAAGGCTTATGTCATCAGGTGGTCGAATTTAAATGGTCAACTGTATTCTCTCTGCAATCCCAAACTTCTTCATGGCTTGTATTCGAATGGGACCAAGCAAGTATTGAGGCAGTGGACAAGTTGAGATGTGCTTTCCTGTGGAAAAACAAGGACAAAATCTTGGGTGGCCATTGTCTTGTCGCATGGGATATTGTGACAACAAAAAATGCAAGGGGGGCTCGGGATCAGAGACCTGTGGTTAAACAACAAAGCTATAATGGCCAACTTCACCTCCAAGCTCCTTTGAACAGGCGTTGGCCCATGTTTCTCTTGGATGCCTGCTTGGTACATCCATGATAGCATCCCTCAATCCCCAGCCCGTCACGATTCACATTTTTTGAATTCAATTCCAAAATTAATACCCATTGTGCAAGCAGCTACCTTCTGCAAACTGAACCCTGCAAACCGAACTTCTTTCTGGAAGGATAACTGGACGACATTAGGAAGGTTGTATCTCACCATGCCAGTTCTATTCTCTTATGTTGGCATGTGTATTTTGATTAGGTGGTATATAGCACCTCATGTGATGGTAATCTTACGGTGCTAGGATGAGActcacttttgttgtggtggtatgTGGTGTACAGAGCTAAACAATTAGGATTTAGGAGTTTACAACTACAATTCATAGAGGTTTTGCCATGATCATGTCAATGATTTCTCCAACAACATCTATAAAGGGTGTAAGGGTATGCAATTTTAGAGAATGCACACGAGTGGcaccatagtttttttttttttggctaatgAGGCTATGGCTGATCAGACAATTGATGTTGAAGCTATGCCTATATGCAAAGGAGCAAACATCGGTCTGAGAGAGAGTAGGATGAAAGGTTTCATCATCGTCGGCCTCATTGTGATGACCGTCAAGATCATGCTTCTCTGAATTCTCTCTAGGAtgaaatgtaaatgcaatgacatGGCAAGCTCACCATATTTGGACCATATCAATCGTATGCAATCTTTGTATGCATCCAAACACATAAgatttgcatcagccgaacaaaagGAGATTGTGTGTAGCCTACCAGCAAAAGGAAATAGTTGCTCACATTATAAGCAACCAAATAAAATGGACAACATAGCTTAAATCATGAACGGAACATACCTAAGTCGTGCAAGACACACACTCCCCTTGCATGGCCAATAGGTTCCAAAAAAGGATGACTCAAGATAGCATGTGTTAAAATAATCTGCACAATGAAATAGTATGTGCGTAGAACGAAACAGGGAGGTGCCAACCAACGAAGAGGGTTTTGACTGGTCAGCAAAGCAGCTAGCATAGCATCCaagtcaaaagaaaaaggaacaaaGAATGGGTCGGGGACACGCTCCAAGTAATTTAAACAAGTGCTTAAGAGGGACCGTATCTATTAGCTTGCCACATCTGCAGTAATCACGTCGAACGAGTCTTCTCGCCAGAATCTATAGGTAGCACTAAATATATTTGTATGTACATAAAGTTGAGTTACCTAATTTGGTTTGAGGAATAGCAAAAAATACGGTTCTAATTTTATATACTTCGCATTTTTCAAAtctttttttttaaatggagaaaaaagttttgcctcattcattaattaattaaaagAGCCCGGTTTTTAGAACAAAACCGGACAAAAACCTACAAAGACAAAGAAAAGCCCACACACACCCACACGACGCCGCAAAGGGCACATCGAGCCACCCTAGCTACCAACAAAAGCTACACAAACGCGAAGCTCGAATTGGTCTATGCGAAACAAATGGCTCCCTAAAAAACCGGTAGGGAAGCATGGGCGAGATCGAGTTCGAGTTTGTGCGTGCCCATTTGAGTCGACAACCTACTCTTTTCATCCATCCATCTCGTCCGGTGACTATCTTCTCAGGCAGCCCCACATGTCGAACATATACACTGCCGATGATTCCGATACTTGGGCAGCCACCATTTCAGCCAGCTGGTGAGAATGACAGTTGAGATAATCTGTAAGTTATTCGCAAAAAAATGAGATAATCTATAAGCCAGTCATCGGTCGCGGGTACTCTTAGGGCATCTCGAGCGGAACGAcgtatttcggacgcccaaacggccgcgtcatcctaaatggtcgaaatcgacggctcgtccgtttgcgttgggggcggctccagcggcacgacgcattttttttcccATTCGTGGaagtcataatttacattaataaaaacataaaaaatgcCATAAAGGCATGGTAAAACTAGGtactgcctactggtcgtcgtcgctaacgaggtcgatgaactccggcgtccgccatggaagctggtacaccggcggtggaggaggtagggcAGGTTGCGGCAACTACGGCcagtgtgatgacccagcgtaccactgcatggtgtagtacacaagtcgttgacataacacaagtgaaacaccgttccacccatattacatctctcagagtggtacaacagaaacatatgcgagtccaaggtatgtctatagaagtatacacgaacagtttacataagatcaacacaacctcctactttacagtgaggtaaaacttcaaataaagctccgNNNNNNNNNNNNNNNNNNNNNNNNNNNNNNNNNNNNNNNNNNNNNNNNNNNNNNNNNNNNNNNNNNNNNNNNNNNNNNNNNNNNNNNNNNNNNNNNNNNNCTTTTCGTTGTGCCCGGCGtgtccggagcgtcccctgtcgtagcggggacgggctcgaggcgccgtacaccgtattgggccgcgctggACGAAAGAAGGCTTTGGAGCGCGCGACTGGGAACGAAATTTTGTCTAGCGCGCCCCAAATTATTTTGGGGGGCGCTTTGggtgacgcgactggagatgctctaactactcCTACTTCATGTTCACGGTGTaac from Lolium rigidum isolate FL_2022 chromosome 4, APGP_CSIRO_Lrig_0.1, whole genome shotgun sequence encodes the following:
- the LOC124650167 gene encoding uncharacterized acetyltransferase At3g50280-like — translated: MAPPISADVPAAPVPASVPASIITVVSKQTVRPERASPIGDLKLSFSDMLMLSCSYIQKGLFFQPTGMPMPGILSSLVSSLSRALGVFPPLAGRLVTLPDGSIVIRCDDDDAAVEFYHAVAPTLSLADFLMPDAGVPTMLTKDLFPMAGAVSYEGHHRPLASFQATVLGDGAIFVAVVVNHAVVDGTSFWHFFNTWAGLCRGEPVQPPDFGRNFFGGSMAVLRFSGRDGPAGTLHAAPLLRERVVHFSAAAIRDLKAAANSYGKTNEDSMVNGEISSFQSICAHIWQAVTRARLQLAADATTTFRMAVNCRHRLRPTISPVYFGNAIQIVATTATVAELVANDLHWAAAKMLATVVVHDDGAIRQAAADWDAAPRHQCFPRGNPDGTALIMVSSPRFPMYEGTDFGWGKAVAARSGCDSKIDGMLSALPGQAGDGSVDVEVCLAPDTMARLLGDNEFLQYVSHAP